The following coding sequences are from one Streptomyces venezuelae window:
- a CDS encoding histidine phosphatase family protein, with protein sequence MITPTAGTAAADVTSARYLYLTRHGEATPDESGLTPGGRRQAALLGERLRDIPFAAVHHGPLPRAEQTATLISDALDGDVPLIRSAPAGDYLPYIPHKEELPPETADATLERLARFPDAERENGPALAAEALSRFTGPVPGGTPRHELLVTHNFLTAWLVRAALEAPPAHWLGLNHCNAALTVIRYAPGRPAALVLYNDMGHLPEDLRWTGFPPELRA encoded by the coding sequence ATGATCACTCCCACCGCCGGTACGGCTGCCGCCGACGTGACGTCCGCCCGTTACCTCTACCTCACCCGGCACGGCGAGGCCACGCCCGACGAGAGCGGCCTCACGCCGGGAGGCCGCAGACAGGCCGCCCTGCTCGGCGAGCGGCTCCGCGACATCCCGTTCGCGGCGGTCCACCACGGCCCGCTCCCCCGGGCGGAACAGACCGCGACCCTGATATCCGACGCACTGGACGGCGACGTCCCGCTGATCCGCTCGGCCCCTGCCGGCGACTACCTCCCCTACATTCCGCACAAGGAGGAACTGCCCCCGGAGACGGCCGACGCGACCCTGGAGCGCCTGGCCCGATTCCCCGACGCGGAACGCGAGAACGGCCCCGCACTCGCCGCCGAGGCACTGTCCCGCTTCACCGGCCCCGTCCCCGGCGGCACCCCCCGCCACGAACTCCTCGTCACCCACAACTTCCTGACCGCCTGGCTGGTCCGCGCCGCACTCGAAGCTCCGCCGGCACACTGGCTCGGCCTGAACCACTGCAACGCGGCCTTGACGGTCATCCGTTACGCGCCGGGCCGCCCCGCAGCGCTGGTGCTCTACAACGACATGGGCCACCTGCCCGAAGATCTGCGCTGGACCGGCTTCCCGCCGGAGCTCCGCGCCTGA
- a CDS encoding amidohydrolase, with protein sequence MSAAERKPSALLGLDAIRDDLAALYRDLHAHPELSFAEHRTAAEVARRAESYGYEVTTGVGRTGVVAVLENGTGPTVLLRADFDGLPVTERTGLPYASVHDGVMHACGHDMHVTCLLGALKLLADARADWSGRIVGVFQPAEEVAKGAQAMVRDGFYARFGVPDVVLGQHVGPLPAGMIGAHPGPAFAATDSLRVRMFGKGAHGSRPESSIDPVVMAAATVMRLQTVVSREISGAETAVVTVGSLQAGTKDNIIPDEAELKINIRSYTPEVRAKVLAAVERIVKGEAVTAGAEREPEITEIDTFPVLDNDADAVARTMAAVGAVIGEDRVFDPGPVTGSEDVGYFATSADREVPLCYWLFGGADPAEVAAAQKAGTFERDIPSNHSPFFAPLIEPTLTTGVTALTVGALAWLGGRPPQ encoded by the coding sequence ATGTCCGCCGCCGAACGGAAGCCTTCCGCCCTGCTGGGCCTCGACGCCATCAGGGACGATCTCGCCGCCCTCTACCGCGACCTGCACGCCCACCCCGAACTGTCCTTCGCCGAGCACCGCACCGCCGCCGAGGTCGCCCGCCGTGCGGAGTCGTACGGCTACGAGGTCACGACCGGCGTCGGGCGTACCGGCGTGGTCGCCGTCCTGGAGAACGGCACGGGGCCGACCGTCCTGCTGCGCGCCGACTTCGACGGGCTGCCCGTGACCGAGCGCACCGGCCTGCCGTACGCGTCCGTGCATGACGGGGTGATGCACGCGTGCGGGCACGACATGCACGTCACCTGCCTGCTGGGCGCGCTGAAGCTGCTCGCGGACGCCCGCGCCGACTGGTCGGGCCGGATCGTCGGCGTCTTCCAGCCCGCGGAGGAGGTCGCGAAGGGCGCGCAGGCGATGGTCCGGGACGGTTTCTACGCGCGGTTCGGCGTCCCGGACGTCGTGCTCGGGCAGCACGTCGGGCCGCTGCCCGCCGGGATGATCGGTGCGCACCCCGGTCCCGCCTTCGCGGCGACCGACTCCCTGCGCGTGCGGATGTTCGGCAAGGGGGCGCACGGTTCGCGGCCCGAGTCGTCGATCGATCCCGTGGTGATGGCCGCCGCGACCGTGATGCGGCTGCAGACGGTCGTGTCCCGGGAGATCTCGGGCGCCGAGACGGCCGTGGTGACCGTCGGCTCGCTCCAGGCGGGCACCAAGGACAACATCATTCCCGACGAGGCCGAGCTGAAGATCAACATCCGGTCGTACACGCCCGAGGTCCGTGCGAAGGTCCTCGCAGCCGTCGAGCGCATCGTCAAGGGCGAGGCGGTCACGGCGGGCGCGGAGCGCGAGCCCGAGATCACGGAGATCGACACGTTCCCCGTGCTCGACAACGACGCCGACGCCGTGGCGAGGACGATGGCGGCCGTCGGCGCGGTGATCGGGGAGGACCGGGTCTTCGACCCCGGGCCGGTCACCGGCAGCGAGGACGTCGGGTACTTCGCGACCTCCGCCGACCGCGAAGTGCCCCTCTGCTACTGGCTGTTCGGCGGCGCCGACCCCGCGGAGGTCGCGGCGGCACAGAAGGCGGGGACCTTCGAACGGGACATCCCGTCCAACCACTCGCCGTTCTTCGCGCCGCTGATCGAGCCGACCCTCACCACCGGGGTCACCGCGCTGACCGTGGGCGCGCTGGCATGGCTGGGCGGCCGGCCGCCGCAGTGA